A segment of the Desulfurococcus mucosus DSM 2162 genome:
TGGGGAGAAGTACAGAGAGTTCGTTGTCCATCTCGTGGAGTACGGCTTCAAACACGGCGTTAAGTCATTCACCGGGCTAAAGAAGGCGAAGTATCGAGAACTTAGGGAGAGGTATCCAGGCCTCCCATCGCACTATGTACATACGGCTTGCCAAGACGCCGCTCAGCGCGTAAGGAGCTTTCTAGCGTTGAAGTGCAAGGGAAAAGCAAAGACTGGTGGGCCAGAGGTGAGGAAGGTAAGCATCTGGCTCGACGACCACCTGTGGAAGTCAGAAGGCTACACAGCGATAAAGGTGGCTACGCACAGAGGGTGGATCATGATACCGCTCTGGCCCACCAAGCTGTTTTGGAGGTACGTTAACAGCGGTTGGCGGTTGAGAACGCAGATCCGCCTTAAACTTGACGAGAAGAGAAGGGTAGCCTACGTATACTTCGTTTTTGAGAAGATGGTGGAGGAAAGGCCGACGAGGAGCGTCATTGCCGTAGACCTTAATGAAAATAACGTGACGGTGAAGGCAGGAGACAAAGTATATATTCTTGAGACGAGGATTAGAAAAATAACCGTGGGCTACCACAACAGAAGAGAAATCCTACAATCCACGAAGGGAAATCGATATGCGAGTCGCATGGTGAAGCGTAATGAGTTTAACAAGAAGAATGACATTAGAAGGAAGGTAGCTAGTCTCATCGTCAGAGAGGCAGAGAGGTTAGGCGTTGCAATTGCGGTTGAAAATCTGCCTAGAGAAGCACCGAAGGACATGATTAAAGACGTGGACGATCCAAAGCTTAGAGATAGAATATACCGAGCCGGCTTTAGGAGCATGGTTAGGGAAATCGTGCAGAAAGCGAGAGAGAAGGGGATTCCAGTCATAAAGGTCAACCCAAGAGGCACTTCCTCCACCTGCCCGCAGTGCGGGGGGAGGCTGGTGAGGGGCAATGCCCCGAGGTCTCTCCTCTGCCTGCATTGCGGGTGGGAAGGAGGGAGAGACATTGCTGCGGTGATGAACATCGAGAGGAGAGCTTTGGAAAAACTCGCGGAGGGCCGCGTGCCGTTCGGCCCCATGCCCAGTGAACCCACACCGGAGGTAGCATGGCTACCGATGAGGGCGTGGGCGAGGAGAAAGTCCCTAGATATGATCGAACATAAATGGATGAGGATGAATATCTAGGGACAAACGGCTAAAGGATTCATGCTATACTGCGGCATCGATGGGGAGATAGGTGGAGTCGTGGAGGAGGCGGCCTCCATGGGTGTAGTGTTTAAGGCTATTTCAATATACTTCGATGCATGCAGCAACAGCATTGTGCTGGAGAACCCTGATCTCCCAGTAGACTTGAAGAAGAAGTGCATGGAGAGGTGAGCTGATTCCTCAAGCAATATCCAGGACTATCTGGCCGAGGTGGCCTCCCTTCTTCAACTCCTCAAGGGCCTCGTTGGCTTCTTTCAACCCATATGTCTTAACCTCCGGTTTCACACCG
Coding sequences within it:
- a CDS encoding RNA-guided endonuclease InsQ/TnpB family protein, which gives rise to MTSLLTRTVIVPSSRLGWRKFNALRELGEKYREFVVHLVEYGFKHGVKSFTGLKKAKYRELRERYPGLPSHYVHTACQDAAQRVRSFLALKCKGKAKTGGPEVRKVSIWLDDHLWKSEGYTAIKVATHRGWIMIPLWPTKLFWRYVNSGWRLRTQIRLKLDEKRRVAYVYFVFEKMVEERPTRSVIAVDLNENNVTVKAGDKVYILETRIRKITVGYHNRREILQSTKGNRYASRMVKRNEFNKKNDIRRKVASLIVREAERLGVAIAVENLPREAPKDMIKDVDDPKLRDRIYRAGFRSMVREIVQKAREKGIPVIKVNPRGTSSTCPQCGGRLVRGNAPRSLLCLHCGWEGGRDIAAVMNIERRALEKLAEGRVPFGPMPSEPTPEVAWLPMRAWARRKSLDMIEHKWMRMNI